Proteins encoded within one genomic window of Candidatus Methylacidiphilales bacterium:
- a CDS encoding cysteine desulfurase family protein: MIYLDHLAATPLLPEARAAMEPFLGGQFGNPTHLHRMGLAAAEALRAARGEAAVLLRARPDEITFTSSGTECANWVLKGLAGKKPSGHLILTEAEHPALHDTALFLERSGFSVTWVPVDGEGKADPAAFRAALRPETFLLATHVSNHDSGAIQDLSAIGAVAREAGVPFFADATTAGGWIDLDVSVLPVDFLSLSPHRFHGPKGVGILYQRTGQVLGPLLHGGRQEDGRRGGTENVAGITGAGVACHWAGVNLPARTAEVGLLRDALWESLRSQVPDARINGPVPGPGRDPRHLSVSFEGVEAESLMLLLDLRGVLVTAASGCLGPGEKYSRVLRVMGLDKGRIRSAILMAPGPGQTLDDIERASAIMAGAVEKIRGMG, encoded by the coding sequence TTGATCTATCTCGACCATCTGGCCGCCACTCCCCTCCTGCCGGAAGCACGGGCGGCGATGGAGCCCTTTCTGGGCGGGCAATTCGGCAATCCCACCCACCTGCACCGGATGGGGCTGGCGGCGGCGGAAGCCCTCCGTGCCGCACGCGGGGAAGCCGCGGTGTTGCTCCGGGCCCGGCCGGACGAGATCACCTTCACCTCCAGCGGCACGGAATGCGCCAACTGGGTGCTGAAGGGTCTGGCTGGCAAAAAGCCATCCGGCCACCTCATCCTCACCGAGGCCGAACATCCCGCCCTGCACGACACCGCCCTTTTCCTGGAGCGGAGTGGATTTTCGGTCACATGGGTTCCTGTGGATGGTGAGGGAAAGGCCGATCCCGCCGCTTTCCGCGCGGCGCTGCGGCCGGAAACCTTCCTGCTCGCCACCCATGTTTCCAACCACGACAGCGGGGCCATCCAGGATCTTTCCGCCATCGGGGCGGTGGCGCGTGAAGCGGGGGTGCCTTTCTTCGCTGATGCCACCACGGCGGGCGGCTGGATCGACTTGGATGTTTCGGTTCTGCCGGTGGATTTCCTCAGTCTCTCGCCGCACCGCTTCCATGGACCGAAAGGCGTGGGGATTCTCTACCAGCGCACCGGACAGGTCCTCGGGCCTTTGCTCCACGGTGGCAGGCAGGAGGATGGACGGCGCGGGGGCACGGAAAATGTCGCCGGGATCACCGGGGCGGGTGTGGCCTGTCATTGGGCTGGCGTCAATTTACCCGCCCGGACCGCGGAGGTGGGCCTGCTCCGGGATGCACTTTGGGAATCGTTGCGGTCGCAGGTGCCGGACGCGCGCATCAACGGACCGGTTCCCGGTCCCGGGCGTGATCCGCGCCATCTCAGCGTCAGTTTCGAAGGAGTAGAGGCCGAATCCCTGATGTTGCTGCTTGATCTGCGCGGCGTCCTGGTGACGGCGGCCTCCGGTTGCCTGGGACCCGGGGAAAAGTACTCACGGGTCTTGCGGGTGATGGGTTTGGACAAAGGGCGCATCCGGTCCGCCATCCTCATGGCACCCGGCCCGGGCCAGACGCTCGACGATATCGAGCGGGCTTCGGCAATCATGGCCGGAGCGGTGGAAAAGATCCGCGGCATGGGTTGA
- a CDS encoding aspartate kinase: protein MATIVQKYGGTSVGNPERIRNVARRVARDHQAGHQVVVVVSAMSGVTDSLIKLAREVTPEPSDREMDMLLATGEQTTIALTAMALHAIGVPAVSLTGAQAGIVTDGKHTRAKISNITPAAVRKHLQEGSVVIIAGFQGQTHEGHITTLGRGGSDLTAIAMAAAIKADLCQIFTDVDGVYSADPRVVPDARKIEVISYDEMLEMASSGSKVMQSRSVEFASKFGVVFEVRSSFNDEPGTLVTQEQPDMEHVVVRGVSVEKNQAKVTVAALPDQPGVAARLFNAIAESGANIDMIVQNVSSTEAGGGKGQTDLTFTLPKDDVRRIRPIIDTFKKESLAGEVQIQEGIAKVSVVGIGMRSYSGVAANLFSALAEAGINIQMISTSEIKISVVVDEARANDAAKAAHAKFGLHRTG, encoded by the coding sequence ATGGCCACCATTGTCCAGAAATACGGCGGCACCTCGGTCGGCAACCCCGAACGCATCCGCAATGTCGCGCGCCGCGTCGCCCGTGACCACCAAGCGGGCCACCAAGTTGTGGTCGTGGTTTCAGCCATGTCCGGGGTGACCGATTCCCTGATCAAGCTCGCCCGCGAGGTCACCCCCGAGCCCAGCGACCGCGAGATGGACATGCTGCTGGCCACCGGGGAACAGACCACCATTGCCCTGACCGCAATGGCCTTGCATGCCATCGGCGTTCCCGCTGTTTCCCTCACCGGGGCCCAGGCCGGGATCGTGACCGACGGCAAGCACACCCGGGCAAAAATTTCCAACATCACCCCCGCCGCCGTGCGCAAACACCTTCAAGAAGGCAGCGTGGTCATCATTGCCGGTTTCCAGGGCCAGACCCACGAGGGGCATATCACCACCCTCGGCCGCGGCGGCTCCGATCTCACCGCCATCGCCATGGCCGCCGCCATCAAGGCCGACCTCTGCCAGATATTCACCGACGTGGACGGTGTTTACAGCGCCGACCCCCGCGTCGTGCCCGACGCGCGCAAGATCGAGGTCATTTCCTACGACGAGATGCTCGAGATGGCCAGTTCGGGATCGAAGGTCATGCAGTCGCGCTCGGTTGAATTTGCCAGCAAGTTCGGAGTCGTTTTCGAGGTACGTTCCAGCTTCAATGATGAGCCGGGAACCCTCGTCACACAGGAGCAGCCAGATATGGAACATGTCGTCGTCCGCGGAGTCAGTGTCGAAAAAAACCAGGCCAAGGTCACCGTGGCCGCCCTGCCGGACCAGCCCGGCGTGGCCGCCCGCCTTTTCAACGCCATCGCCGAAAGCGGGGCCAACATCGACATGATCGTACAGAACGTTTCCAGCACCGAAGCCGGGGGCGGCAAAGGCCAGACCGACCTCACCTTCACCCTGCCCAAGGACGATGTGCGCCGCATCCGCCCGATCATCGACACTTTCAAGAAGGAATCCCTGGCCGGCGAAGTGCAGATCCAGGAGGGCATCGCCAAAGTTTCGGTGGTGGGCATCGGGATGCGCAGCTACAGCGGTGTGGCGGCCAATCTTTTCAGCGCGCTGGCCGAAGCGGGAATCAACATCCAGATGATTTCCACCAGTGAGATCAAGATCTCCGTGGTGGTCGATGAGGCCCGGGCCAACGATGCCGCGAAAGCCGCCCACGCAAAATTCGGCCTCCACCGCACCGGATGA
- a CDS encoding dipeptidase: protein MSPSTPIPLPQPDAASVETLLEFLRFPSVSTDPARKADTAACAEWVAARLRRSGLVTTVHPTPGHPIVTARTLYHPGRRTVLIYGHYDVQPADPLELWHHDPFEPHIENNIVTARGATDNKGQILAHILGVERAIASGREIPVNLIFLIEGEEEIGSPSLPAFLHEHRENLACDVVAISDTGMIGRGIPTLTYGLRGISCLEITLTGPDKDLHSGIYGGAVANPITELSRLIATLHEPSGRIAIPGFYDDVQPLEDWEREAWARLPLDETALLQLTGSPAPFGEPGYSTLERTWARPTVELNGITGGYQGEGSKTVLPSRASAKFSFRLVPGQDAEKIQQQVAAHLRRHCPPTVTLHIEHGHNGAPYAVNPNAGFGKAAQTALRDTFGGAEPALIREGGSIPIVTDGFKKILGVDTLLLGLALPDSRCHSPNENFPLENFAAGMDLNQHLLRAIAAQ, encoded by the coding sequence ATGTCACCGTCCACCCCAATCCCCCTGCCCCAACCCGATGCCGCCTCTGTCGAGACCCTCCTCGAATTCCTGCGTTTCCCGAGCGTCTCCACCGACCCAGCCCGCAAAGCAGACACCGCCGCCTGCGCGGAGTGGGTCGCGGCCCGCCTGCGCCGCTCCGGTCTCGTCACCACCGTCCACCCCACCCCGGGCCACCCCATCGTCACCGCCCGCACCCTCTACCATCCGGGGCGACGCACCGTGCTCATTTACGGGCACTACGACGTCCAGCCCGCCGACCCCCTGGAGCTCTGGCACCACGATCCCTTTGAACCCCATATCGAAAACAACATCGTCACCGCCCGTGGCGCCACCGACAATAAAGGCCAGATCCTGGCCCACATCCTCGGCGTCGAACGCGCCATCGCCTCCGGTCGCGAAATACCCGTCAACCTCATCTTCCTCATCGAGGGCGAAGAAGAAATCGGCAGCCCCAGCCTCCCGGCATTCCTCCACGAACACCGGGAAAACCTTGCCTGCGACGTCGTGGCCATATCCGACACCGGAATGATCGGCCGGGGCATACCCACCCTCACGTATGGCCTCCGCGGCATCAGTTGCCTGGAAATCACCCTCACCGGTCCCGACAAGGACCTCCACTCCGGCATCTACGGCGGCGCCGTGGCCAACCCCATCACCGAACTCTCACGGCTCATCGCCACCCTGCATGAACCTTCCGGCCGCATCGCCATCCCCGGGTTCTACGACGACGTCCAACCGCTCGAAGACTGGGAACGGGAAGCCTGGGCCCGGCTGCCCCTGGATGAAACCGCGCTCCTGCAATTGACCGGTTCCCCCGCGCCCTTCGGCGAACCCGGGTATTCCACCCTCGAGCGCACCTGGGCCCGCCCCACGGTCGAATTGAACGGCATCACCGGTGGCTATCAAGGCGAAGGATCTAAAACAGTCCTGCCGAGCCGGGCCTCGGCCAAGTTCAGTTTCCGGCTCGTCCCCGGACAGGATGCGGAAAAGATCCAGCAACAAGTGGCAGCCCACCTGCGCCGTCACTGCCCGCCCACGGTCACGCTCCACATCGAACACGGGCACAATGGTGCCCCCTATGCAGTCAACCCCAACGCCGGCTTCGGCAAGGCCGCCCAGACCGCCCTCCGCGACACCTTCGGCGGTGCCGAACCCGCCCTCATCCGCGAGGGGGGCTCGATCCCCATCGTCACCGATGGATTCAAAAAAATCCTCGGCGTCGACACGCTCCTCCTCGGCCTGGCCCTGCCCGACTCACGTTGCCACTCACCCAATGAAAATTTCCCCTTGGAAAACTTCGCCGCCGGTATGGATTTGAACCAACACCTGCTCCGTGCCATCGCGGCCCAATGA
- a CDS encoding response regulator has translation MVEEPTGSESELQEIQKLEMLGLMAASVSHHLNNKLALIVGNVDAVFSESGENLRVQAALAEIRLAALQAGEFCRQLVNYSRRGGEDTILVDFSTLIVDLASLLAMCLPKPVALQIACEPALPSVEGHPNQIRQVMINLVINACASLREVQDQVLLRTARVEIDAEFLASLPDAAGARPGPYVLLEVSDTGPGLDARQVEQLFEPFLTPDMGGMGLGLAVVRAIVRAHHGFLQVQSVRGQGTAVQVYWPAVVEPEAAAPVLAETPVAAPEPTADGTESDRGKKVLLIDDDPQILDVTSKMLNKIGYQVVAAPDGVLGVERFIVHRNELSCVILDLNMPYMNGAETLKSLREAGCELPVLVASGFSRLLITQEMRDLGIAAFMEKPFTMEALGRTLDKIFNPGPGLFGTSG, from the coding sequence ATGGTCGAAGAGCCGACAGGCAGCGAGTCCGAGCTCCAAGAAATCCAGAAGCTGGAAATGTTGGGGCTGATGGCGGCCAGTGTTTCGCACCACCTGAACAACAAGCTGGCCCTCATCGTCGGGAACGTCGATGCGGTATTCAGCGAATCGGGAGAAAACCTCCGGGTCCAGGCGGCGCTGGCCGAGATCCGTTTGGCGGCATTGCAGGCGGGGGAATTCTGCCGCCAATTGGTCAACTATTCCCGCCGGGGCGGTGAAGACACCATCCTGGTTGATTTTTCCACCTTGATTGTCGATCTGGCATCCCTGTTGGCCATGTGCCTGCCGAAGCCGGTGGCGCTTCAGATCGCCTGCGAACCCGCCCTGCCCTCCGTCGAGGGACACCCCAACCAGATCCGGCAGGTGATGATCAATCTGGTCATCAATGCCTGTGCCTCGCTGCGAGAGGTCCAGGACCAGGTGCTTCTGCGCACGGCTAGGGTCGAGATTGATGCGGAGTTCCTCGCCTCCCTGCCGGACGCGGCCGGTGCCCGGCCCGGACCTTACGTGTTGCTGGAAGTGAGCGATACCGGACCTGGCCTGGATGCGCGGCAGGTGGAACAGTTGTTCGAACCTTTTCTGACGCCGGACATGGGCGGCATGGGTCTGGGGTTGGCGGTGGTCAGGGCCATCGTGCGGGCCCACCATGGGTTCCTTCAGGTACAAAGTGTTCGTGGCCAGGGAACCGCGGTGCAGGTCTACTGGCCGGCTGTCGTCGAGCCCGAGGCGGCGGCACCTGTGTTGGCAGAAACTCCCGTGGCTGCGCCGGAACCGACGGCGGACGGGACGGAAAGCGACCGGGGCAAGAAAGTTTTGTTGATCGACGATGATCCCCAGATCCTGGATGTCACCAGCAAAATGCTGAACAAAATCGGCTATCAGGTGGTCGCCGCGCCCGACGGCGTCTTGGGGGTGGAGCGTTTCATTGTCCACCGGAACGAACTTTCCTGCGTCATCCTCGACCTCAATATGCCCTACATGAACGGGGCGGAAACCCTGAAGAGCCTGCGCGAAGCGGGGTGTGAGTTGCCGGTGCTGGTTGCCAGCGGGTTCTCGCGTCTGCTCATCACCCAGGAAATGCGGGATCTTGGCATCGCTGCCTTCATGGAAAAGCCGTTCACGATGGAGGCCCTGGGTCGGACCTTGGATAAAATCTTCAATCCCGGGCCCGGATTGTTTGGCACGAGCGGATGA
- a CDS encoding DNA-formamidopyrimidine glycosylase family protein — protein MPELAEVRYYSRQWNPGLGQVVSGIHLHPRARIFRRTQPHRLSGWLTGQKLTGIETHGKIMLFRFAGRAWLTVHLGMSGSLSSRRPGSAQAPHEHLVLHFAQTDLVLTDPRMFGEVQAGEGSEPAAWSDLPPQPTDRRFTTARVRALLQKHPRSPVKAVLLMQEAFPGVGNWMADEILWRSALHPARQAGSLTADESKTLHHETVKVCRDALRVIGRSWGTPPDTWLFNHRWKEGGHCPLTGAPLARATIAGRTTCWSPARQPAGRSDRRT, from the coding sequence ATGCCTGAATTGGCCGAAGTCCGCTATTACAGCCGCCAATGGAATCCCGGTCTTGGACAGGTGGTTTCAGGCATCCATCTGCACCCACGGGCAAGGATCTTCCGCCGCACCCAACCGCATCGTCTGTCGGGGTGGCTGACCGGACAAAAACTCACCGGGATTGAAACCCATGGCAAAATCATGCTGTTTCGTTTTGCCGGCCGGGCCTGGCTGACGGTTCATTTGGGCATGAGTGGATCGTTAAGTTCCAGACGTCCCGGCTCCGCCCAGGCGCCCCACGAACACCTGGTGCTCCACTTCGCGCAAACCGACCTGGTGCTGACCGATCCCCGGATGTTCGGAGAAGTGCAAGCCGGTGAAGGCTCGGAACCCGCCGCCTGGTCCGACCTGCCCCCACAACCAACCGACCGCCGGTTCACCACCGCCCGTGTCCGCGCCCTCCTGCAAAAGCACCCGCGCAGTCCGGTCAAGGCGGTTCTCCTCATGCAGGAGGCTTTTCCGGGCGTCGGCAATTGGATGGCCGACGAAATCCTCTGGCGTTCGGCCCTCCACCCCGCCCGACAGGCGGGCTCACTGACCGCCGACGAATCGAAAACCCTGCATCACGAAACCGTCAAGGTTTGCCGCGATGCCCTCCGCGTCATCGGTCGTTCTTGGGGAACTCCCCCGGACACTTGGCTGTTCAACCACCGGTGGAAAGAAGGCGGCCACTGCCCGCTCACCGGTGCGCCCCTGGCAAGGGCGACCATCGCCGGCCGCACCACTTGTTGGTCGCCCGCCCGTCAGCCAGCCGGACGAAGCGACCGGCGCACCTGA
- a CDS encoding DUF3857 domain-containing transglutaminase family protein — MRRILFFILCPAGALLAAAPEPAYRIAAPASWVEIHEASAPGQAPLDQIVDGVHRLLIERQCDPATASVYRREATQIVSETGIQNGSEVRLTFDPAFEQVTLHHLRVIRAGRTDDRTARAEIRVLQREEEMDYHLLDGRLMLSVHLEDIRVGDVVDWSWTITGVHPTMKGLFFDSFLATGDYPVQEMRLMVRVPANRPIQYRLHNGAPEPTIAAGGPGVVWSWHWTATKPWHDEPSQPSWSDEKPWIDLGEHARWAETAAWALPLYRSEAPTSGEWRQLVQACRAAGKPEQQVLYALRFVQDEIRYLGIEMGAGSHRPNPPSTVLQRRFGDCKDKSLLFITLLRELGLKAWPALVNTESRHTISDWLPSPYDFDHVVAALEWEGTLLFLDPTRTLQRGPLSQIYVEDYGRALLVREGESDLVDMHPTPESMPRTEVTESYDCQTPDGPTLFSVRTVYRGAAAEEARNDMASSGREKLQQDYLEYYAHTHRFIRMAQSLSWKDDPEANTVECSESYLVDGLWRTTESGSREAEFYPQMIRDLVEKPSQAVRRTPFSIDHPRDLRLLTRVNLWQPWNLHEETDQMDSPAYRLERKTSLENNGRTVVFLEHFRTKKDHVLPGEVKEHFRAVDQTLESIGHTLTFHTGKDSPAWPSWRELQLVLLVLFAALASAGWTRAALATTPPPLPATAGTSHATPITIRWLHRIILLGGLVACLRLVIHPAWSASGSTMAVQTDFALNLWLAASSVPLLIAARRTTPQRFALALLWTLFTLAAVTAVWIMKPEGHFWWLLQALLVPATALGFRMR; from the coding sequence GTGCGGCGTATCCTGTTTTTCATCCTTTGCCCGGCTGGCGCGCTCCTCGCCGCCGCACCCGAACCCGCCTACCGCATCGCCGCACCCGCTTCTTGGGTCGAGATCCACGAAGCCTCCGCCCCCGGACAGGCGCCCCTGGACCAGATCGTCGACGGGGTTCATCGCCTTTTGATTGAGCGGCAATGCGACCCGGCCACGGCGTCGGTTTACCGTCGTGAGGCCACCCAAATTGTTTCCGAGACAGGCATCCAGAACGGATCCGAAGTGCGGTTGACCTTTGATCCGGCGTTTGAACAAGTCACCCTCCACCACCTGAGGGTCATCCGTGCGGGGCGGACGGATGACCGCACCGCGCGGGCGGAAATCCGTGTCCTGCAACGGGAGGAGGAAATGGATTACCACCTGCTGGACGGGCGTCTCATGCTTTCCGTCCACTTGGAGGACATCCGTGTCGGCGATGTGGTCGACTGGTCCTGGACCATAACCGGTGTTCACCCAACCATGAAAGGTCTTTTCTTCGACTCCTTTTTGGCCACGGGTGATTACCCGGTGCAGGAGATGCGCCTAATGGTCCGGGTCCCCGCCAACCGCCCCATCCAATACCGCCTGCACAATGGCGCCCCGGAACCCACCATCGCCGCCGGCGGGCCGGGTGTGGTCTGGTCCTGGCACTGGACCGCCACCAAACCCTGGCACGATGAACCTTCGCAGCCGTCCTGGTCCGATGAAAAACCCTGGATCGACCTGGGCGAACACGCCCGATGGGCCGAAACCGCGGCCTGGGCCCTTCCGCTCTACCGCTCAGAAGCACCAACTTCCGGCGAGTGGCGCCAATTGGTCCAGGCCTGCCGGGCCGCAGGGAAGCCCGAACAGCAGGTCCTCTACGCGCTCCGTTTCGTCCAGGACGAGATCCGATATCTCGGCATCGAAATGGGGGCCGGTTCGCACCGGCCCAATCCCCCCTCCACCGTGCTGCAAAGACGCTTCGGTGACTGCAAGGACAAGAGCCTGCTTTTCATCACCCTCCTGCGCGAACTCGGCCTCAAGGCCTGGCCCGCACTGGTCAACACCGAATCGCGCCACACCATCTCCGACTGGCTGCCCTCCCCCTACGATTTCGACCATGTCGTGGCCGCCCTGGAGTGGGAGGGAACATTGCTTTTCCTCGACCCCACCCGCACCCTCCAGCGCGGGCCGTTGTCGCAAATTTATGTTGAGGACTACGGCCGTGCCCTGTTGGTGCGGGAGGGGGAGTCCGACTTGGTGGACATGCACCCGACACCCGAATCCATGCCCCGGACCGAGGTCACCGAAAGCTACGACTGCCAAACTCCCGATGGTCCCACCCTCTTTTCGGTGCGCACGGTGTACCGGGGAGCCGCCGCCGAGGAGGCACGAAATGACATGGCCTCCTCCGGCCGGGAGAAACTCCAACAGGACTACCTCGAATACTACGCCCACACCCACCGCTTCATCCGCATGGCCCAGTCCCTGTCCTGGAAGGACGACCCGGAAGCAAACACGGTGGAATGCTCGGAATCCTACCTGGTGGACGGACTGTGGCGGACCACCGAAAGCGGTTCGCGCGAGGCGGAGTTTTATCCGCAAATGATCCGTGATCTGGTGGAAAAACCAAGCCAGGCCGTCCGCCGGACGCCTTTCTCCATCGACCACCCGCGCGACCTGCGACTGCTCACCCGTGTGAACCTGTGGCAACCCTGGAATCTCCATGAGGAGACGGACCAAATGGATTCACCCGCATACCGGCTTGAACGAAAGACCTCGCTCGAAAACAACGGACGGACCGTCGTCTTTCTGGAGCATTTCCGGACCAAGAAGGACCACGTCCTGCCGGGAGAAGTGAAAGAACACTTCCGGGCCGTCGACCAAACCCTTGAAAGCATAGGGCACACACTCACATTTCATACTGGGAAAGATTCCCCGGCCTGGCCTTCCTGGCGGGAATTGCAGTTGGTGCTGCTGGTTCTTTTTGCCGCGCTGGCCTCTGCCGGTTGGACCCGGGCCGCGTTGGCAACCACGCCCCCGCCCCTCCCCGCAACCGCCGGGACCTCCCATGCCACTCCAATCACAATTCGGTGGCTCCACCGAATAATCCTGCTGGGCGGACTGGTCGCATGTTTACGTCTGGTCATCCATCCGGCCTGGTCCGCGTCGGGGAGCACCATGGCCGTCCAGACGGATTTTGCCCTCAATCTCTGGCTGGCCGCCTCATCCGTTCCATTGCTGATTGCAGCACGGAGGACCACCCCGCAGCGGTTCGCCCTTGCCCTCCTTTGGACCCTGTTCACGTTGGCCGCAGTCACCGCTGTGTGGATCATGAAACCGGAGGGCCACTTCTGGTGGTTGCTCCAGGCACTCCTGGTGCCAGCCACCGCACTGGGCTTTCGGATGCGTTGA
- the larE gene encoding ATP-dependent sacrificial sulfur transferase LarE, translating into MEATAAKVEELDRILRLHAPLLVAYSGGVDSAFLLWRAVHVLGTSVSGALADSPSLKRSELEEATTFAREHGLPVRVVRTTEVEDPRYQANPLNRCYFCKHELFGQLHELAQKEGFRAVAYGENADDAGEFRPGQEAAREFAVLAPLRDAGLTKAEIRTLAREAGLGVADKPAQPCLASRIPTGLEVTPEKLRRVEAAESLVSRAGFRIVRVRHLDRSALVQVSPLETPRLLEPALSSELRRSLLELGFDDVAFDPTGYQGASLR; encoded by the coding sequence GTGGAAGCAACCGCAGCCAAAGTGGAAGAATTGGACCGCATCCTGCGCCTGCACGCCCCCCTGCTGGTGGCCTACTCCGGCGGCGTGGACAGTGCCTTCCTGCTCTGGCGCGCGGTCCACGTTTTGGGAACTTCAGTCAGCGGGGCACTGGCCGATTCTCCAAGTCTCAAGCGCAGCGAGTTGGAAGAAGCCACCACCTTTGCTCGGGAACATGGCCTTCCCGTGCGCGTGGTGCGGACGACCGAAGTCGAAGACCCACGCTATCAAGCCAACCCGCTCAACCGGTGTTATTTTTGCAAACACGAGCTCTTCGGCCAGCTGCACGAACTGGCGCAAAAGGAAGGGTTCCGGGCCGTGGCTTATGGAGAAAATGCGGACGACGCAGGTGAATTCCGCCCGGGCCAGGAAGCCGCACGGGAATTCGCCGTGCTCGCGCCTCTGCGGGACGCCGGATTGACCAAGGCCGAAATCCGGACCCTGGCCCGGGAGGCCGGGCTGGGGGTTGCCGACAAGCCGGCCCAACCCTGCCTGGCCTCGCGCATCCCCACCGGACTGGAGGTCACGCCGGAAAAATTGCGCCGGGTCGAAGCGGCCGAGTCCCTGGTATCACGGGCAGGCTTCCGCATCGTGCGCGTCCGTCATCTGGACCGCAGCGCCCTGGTCCAAGTTTCCCCCCTTGAAACCCCCCGCCTGCTGGAACCGGCCTTGTCGAGTGAACTACGAAGATCGCTGCTGGAACTGGGCTTTGACGATGTGGCATTCGACCCCACGGGTTATCAGGGCGCTTCGCTGAGATAA
- a CDS encoding translation initiation factor, whose protein sequence is MAQQGSKKKIHLDATPGPIHNPFAALDAAGLPVGPSTLEPAPDKEKEGQDPAKLRRGRVVLRRETAQRGGKTVVVAGGFEDTLDEAELAEWARALRKTCGCGGTVREREIEIQGDQPGRVAAFFRELGFRVAGVVQ, encoded by the coding sequence ATGGCTCAACAAGGCTCGAAGAAAAAAATCCATCTGGACGCCACACCGGGTCCGATCCACAACCCTTTTGCCGCGTTGGATGCCGCTGGTTTGCCAGTAGGACCCAGCACTCTGGAACCTGCGCCCGATAAAGAAAAAGAGGGGCAGGACCCTGCGAAACTACGCCGGGGACGGGTGGTTTTGCGCAGGGAGACTGCCCAGCGAGGGGGCAAGACGGTGGTCGTGGCCGGTGGTTTTGAGGACACCCTTGATGAAGCCGAATTGGCCGAGTGGGCCCGCGCGCTGCGCAAGACTTGTGGTTGTGGCGGAACGGTGCGTGAACGGGAAATTGAAATTCAAGGAGACCAGCCGGGGCGAGTCGCCGCTTTTTTCCGGGAACTCGGATTCCGGGTGGCGGGTGTGGTTCAGTGA
- a CDS encoding methyltransferase domain-containing protein: MNGYYESPSLLGQYLLLHYGRHDEVLGWPDGPAAGLDFPGRCAARLGRALEGRRCARFLDLGCAVGRSTFEALRWADEAVGLDYSAAFIAAAVELSQAGRLPFPRLDEGLMTTALVAEVPPDLPRERARFVQGDACSPAPGLGKFGAVLLANLLCRLPDPGRCLRALPSLVEAGGVVMITTPCSWMEAFTPQDRWLGGVDAPTLDGIRREMEPAFQLLQTEEMPFLIREHARKFQWSVAQASFWRRG; encoded by the coding sequence ATGAACGGATATTACGAATCTCCGTCGCTTCTGGGGCAATACCTGTTGCTTCATTACGGACGCCATGACGAAGTGTTAGGCTGGCCCGATGGCCCCGCGGCCGGCTTGGATTTCCCCGGGCGTTGTGCGGCCCGCTTGGGCCGGGCATTGGAAGGTAGACGGTGTGCCCGTTTCCTGGATCTGGGCTGCGCGGTCGGACGTTCGACGTTCGAGGCGTTGCGCTGGGCGGACGAGGCCGTGGGTTTGGATTACTCGGCCGCGTTCATCGCCGCGGCGGTTGAATTGTCGCAAGCGGGCCGCCTGCCCTTCCCCCGTCTCGACGAGGGTTTGATGACCACCGCCTTGGTGGCGGAAGTCCCGCCGGATCTGCCCCGTGAACGGGCCCGTTTTGTGCAGGGGGATGCGTGCTCGCCCGCACCCGGTCTGGGCAAGTTTGGCGCCGTGCTCCTGGCCAATCTGCTGTGCCGTCTGCCCGATCCCGGGCGCTGTCTGCGCGCGCTGCCCTCCCTGGTCGAGGCCGGGGGAGTGGTCATGATCACCACACCCTGTTCCTGGATGGAGGCATTCACTCCGCAAGACCGCTGGCTCGGTGGGGTGGACGCACCGACCCTGGATGGCATCCGGAGGGAAATGGAGCCGGCTTTCCAATTGCTGCAAACCGAGGAGATGCCTTTTCTCATCCGTGAACATGCCCGCAAATTCCAATGGAGCGTCGCCCAGGCCAGCTTCTGGCGGCGTGGTTGA